In Rhizobium sp. ARZ01, a genomic segment contains:
- a CDS encoding DUF924 family protein, which yields MRADDNVAEPMEVVEFWCELLAPEHWFTPPPQLDAHIRTRYAATHLALARHVPDAWRETPDARLAAVIVLDQFPRNMYRNTPMAFATDWIALREAELALEAGADVKVSYERRHFFYLPFEHSEDIADQDRSVALFKALGEKNYLDYAHRHHAVIRDFGRFPHRNALLGRRSTPAELDYLAIPGSGF from the coding sequence ATGCGCGCGGACGACAATGTGGCGGAGCCCATGGAGGTTGTTGAGTTCTGGTGCGAGCTTCTCGCCCCGGAGCACTGGTTCACGCCGCCCCCCCAGCTCGATGCACATATCCGCACCCGCTATGCGGCGACGCACCTCGCGCTTGCCCGACATGTCCCGGATGCCTGGCGCGAGACGCCGGATGCGCGGCTTGCCGCGGTGATCGTCCTCGACCAGTTCCCCCGCAATATGTACCGCAATACGCCGATGGCCTTTGCGACGGACTGGATTGCACTGCGGGAGGCGGAGTTGGCCCTGGAGGCGGGCGCCGACGTCAAGGTCTCCTACGAGCGCAGGCATTTTTTCTACCTGCCTTTCGAGCATTCCGAGGATATCGCCGATCAGGATCGGTCGGTTGCCCTGTTCAAGGCGCTGGGCGAGAAGAATTACCTCGACTACGCACACCGTCATCACGCCGTCATCCGCGATTTTGGTCGTTTTCCTCACCGCAACGCGCTGCTCGGGCGTCGGTCGACGCCGGCGGAGCTGGACTATCTGGCCATCCCCGGATCAGGCTTCTGA
- a CDS encoding lytic transglycosylase F codes for MNFELVRAMRAALVVLAAMILQYATASAEEAALPVAAEKHVIDFDQMKERRVFRVLVPFSKTIYFLDTGKEIGTAVEFGRALEKTINAGTKKELDRVRVVFMPTSRDKLIDSLVQGYGDIVMANLTITDERLKLVDFTDPLYSDAKEVLVTGPDALAIGSIDDLGGQRIDVRKASSYREHLEALNVRRKAEGKPEIEIGGADENLEDEDLMEMVNAGLLPWTIVDQHKAAIWSKVFTDLTVRDDIVFADQGRIAWAMRKDSPQLKAVLNAFVAEHKVGTTFGNILKNTYYRSDKIVRRAYAPQEVEKYQRLVEIFRKHGDAYLFDYLMLAAQGYQESQLDQSRRSPRGAVGIMQLLPATAKDKAIGISGIDKDESRNVEAGAKYLRHLIDTYIDDSGLTPKDRQLFAFAAYNAGPGNLKKFRKKAEELGLDPNVWFGNVENAASSIVGRETVQYVANIYKYYVAYSMLTDRAEDRVEAKQGSESGDSGTASSEAAQ; via the coding sequence ATGAATTTTGAATTGGTTCGCGCCATGCGAGCGGCGCTCGTCGTTCTGGCCGCAATGATTCTACAATACGCGACCGCAAGTGCCGAGGAGGCGGCGCTTCCGGTCGCCGCCGAGAAGCATGTCATCGATTTCGATCAGATGAAGGAACGACGGGTTTTCCGGGTTCTCGTGCCGTTCAGCAAGACGATCTACTTCCTCGACACCGGAAAGGAGATCGGCACCGCGGTGGAGTTTGGCCGGGCACTTGAGAAAACTATCAACGCCGGCACGAAGAAAGAACTGGATCGCGTCCGGGTGGTCTTCATGCCAACGTCGAGAGACAAGCTGATCGACTCACTGGTGCAGGGCTACGGCGATATTGTCATGGCCAACCTGACGATCACTGACGAGCGCCTGAAGCTCGTTGATTTTACCGATCCTCTCTACAGCGATGCGAAGGAAGTACTCGTGACCGGTCCGGACGCGCTTGCGATCGGATCGATCGATGATCTGGGCGGGCAGAGGATCGATGTGCGCAAGGCGAGCAGCTACCGAGAGCACCTTGAGGCGCTGAATGTGCGCCGCAAGGCCGAAGGCAAGCCGGAAATCGAGATCGGCGGAGCCGATGAAAACCTCGAGGATGAGGATCTGATGGAGATGGTCAATGCAGGCCTCCTGCCGTGGACCATCGTCGATCAGCACAAGGCGGCGATCTGGTCCAAGGTTTTCACCGACCTCACCGTCCGGGACGACATCGTTTTCGCCGACCAAGGGCGCATCGCCTGGGCGATGCGCAAGGACAGCCCGCAGCTCAAGGCGGTGCTGAACGCGTTCGTTGCGGAGCACAAGGTCGGGACGACTTTCGGCAACATCCTGAAAAACACCTACTACAGGAGCGACAAGATTGTCCGGCGCGCCTATGCGCCACAGGAGGTGGAGAAATATCAGCGCTTGGTGGAGATCTTCCGAAAGCACGGGGACGCCTATTTATTCGACTACCTCATGCTTGCCGCCCAAGGCTATCAGGAGTCGCAGCTTGATCAGAGCCGTCGCAGTCCGCGCGGAGCCGTCGGTATCATGCAGTTGCTGCCCGCGACCGCAAAGGACAAGGCGATCGGCATCAGCGGCATCGACAAGGATGAGAGCCGGAATGTTGAGGCGGGCGCCAAGTATCTGCGCCATCTGATCGACACCTACATCGACGATAGCGGCCTGACGCCGAAGGACAGGCAGCTCTTCGCCTTTGCCGCCTACAATGCAGGCCCCGGCAACCTCAAAAAGTTCCGGAAGAAAGCCGAGGAACTTGGCCTTGATCCCAATGTCTGGTTCGGCAACGTCGAGAACGCCGCCTCCTCGATCGTCGGGCGAGAAACGGTCCAGTACGTCGCCAACATCTACAAGTACTACGTCGCCTACTCGATGCTCACCGACCGTGCGGAGGATCGCGTCGAGGCGAAGCAGGGTAGCGAGTCTGGCGATAGTGGAACGGCGTCATCAGAAGCCGCCCAATAG
- a CDS encoding OsmC family protein: protein MSEVKIKTRQMGATATLGRTGFPHVVSATGGTLDIVTGATQPGFNPLDLLYASLSACLTMSARISASQMGVLEKLTELTAVVTGEKAADGLSRVQTFNIAFTIRGDIDAQTREAIARAAEDEICTVSNTIRGNPDFATTIYG, encoded by the coding sequence ATGAGTGAAGTAAAGATCAAGACCAGACAAATGGGTGCCACGGCGACGCTCGGTCGCACCGGATTTCCGCATGTCGTCTCCGCAACGGGCGGAACGCTCGATATCGTAACAGGCGCCACCCAGCCGGGGTTCAACCCGCTCGACCTGCTCTACGCCTCCCTGTCCGCCTGCCTCACCATGAGCGCACGCATCTCCGCGAGCCAGATGGGCGTCCTGGAGAAGTTGACGGAGTTAACAGCGGTCGTCACCGGGGAGAAAGCCGCCGACGGCTTGTCCCGCGTGCAGACGTTCAACATCGCCTTCACGATCCGCGGCGACATCGACGCACAAACCCGCGAGGCCATCGCCCGCGCGGCCGAAGATGAGATCTGCACGGTCAGCAATACGATCCGCGGCAACCCGGACTTCGCCACGACGATTTACGGCTAG
- the ccoN gene encoding cytochrome-c oxidase, cbb3-type subunit I: MVAQLTALERTYAAILLVVIICVGVAMAVVGRGDLLAVHGWTVAVYAMVVMALLLRGIDAADPFEERFREYYDDPTKVGIILALVWGVIGMFVGVWAAALLAWPDLTFDAAWASFGRLRPVHTSGVIFGFGGNALIATSFHVLQRTTRARLPDQLSPWFVLLGYNLFCVLAATGYFMGLTQSKEYAEPEWYADLWLVIVWVVYFAIYLRTLARRREPHIYVANWYYMAFILVVAMLHIINNLAVPVSMSHAKSYSLFSGVQDAMTQWWYGHNAVAFFLTAGFLGMLYYYLPKRAGRPIYSYRMSIISFWGITFIYMWAGAHHLHYTALPHWVQTLGMVFSLVLLVPSWASAGNALLTLNGAWHKVRDDAVLRFMMLAAIFYGISTFEGSFMAIRAVNSLSHYTDWTVGHVHAGALGWVAMITFGSLYALVPWMWKRPALYSARLVEVHFWLALIGTVIYVFAMWNSGITQGLMWRTYDVNGTLAYSFVDSLVAMHPYYIARTFGGLLFLIGAVVATYNIWMTIRRPLPVDEGAAVDLPLEPPAPKAWAQAGE, encoded by the coding sequence ATGGTTGCACAGCTGACCGCCTTGGAGCGCACTTACGCCGCAATCTTGCTGGTGGTGATCATTTGCGTCGGCGTGGCGATGGCCGTCGTGGGGCGGGGAGATCTTCTGGCGGTGCATGGCTGGACCGTCGCCGTCTACGCGATGGTCGTGATGGCGCTCCTGCTTCGCGGTATCGACGCAGCCGACCCGTTTGAGGAGCGTTTTCGCGAATATTACGACGATCCGACCAAGGTCGGCATCATACTGGCACTCGTCTGGGGCGTCATCGGTATGTTCGTCGGCGTATGGGCTGCAGCCCTCCTGGCCTGGCCGGACCTGACCTTCGATGCCGCCTGGGCGAGCTTCGGGCGGCTTCGTCCGGTCCATACCAGCGGCGTCATCTTCGGCTTCGGCGGCAATGCGCTGATTGCAACCTCCTTCCACGTGCTGCAACGAACAACGCGGGCCCGCCTGCCCGACCAGTTGAGCCCGTGGTTCGTGCTGCTGGGCTACAACCTCTTCTGCGTGCTCGCCGCTACCGGCTATTTCATGGGACTGACCCAGTCGAAGGAATATGCGGAACCTGAATGGTATGCAGACCTTTGGCTGGTGATCGTCTGGGTCGTCTACTTCGCGATTTATTTGCGCACCTTGGCGCGTCGGCGAGAGCCGCATATCTACGTTGCCAACTGGTACTACATGGCCTTCATCCTCGTGGTCGCCATGCTGCACATCATCAACAACCTGGCAGTGCCGGTCTCGATGAGCCACGCCAAGAGCTATTCGCTCTTCTCCGGCGTTCAGGACGCGATGACGCAGTGGTGGTATGGCCACAACGCGGTCGCCTTCTTCCTGACCGCCGGCTTTCTCGGCATGCTTTACTACTATCTCCCAAAGCGCGCCGGCCGGCCGATCTATTCCTATCGCATGTCGATCATCAGCTTCTGGGGCATCACCTTCATCTACATGTGGGCCGGCGCCCATCACCTGCACTACACCGCCCTGCCCCACTGGGTGCAGACACTCGGCATGGTCTTCTCGCTGGTGCTGCTCGTGCCCTCCTGGGCATCCGCCGGCAATGCGCTTTTGACCTTGAACGGCGCCTGGCACAAGGTGCGCGACGACGCCGTGCTGCGCTTCATGATGCTGGCTGCGATCTTCTACGGGATTTCGACCTTCGAAGGCTCGTTCATGGCGATCCGTGCCGTGAATTCACTCTCGCACTACACCGACTGGACCGTTGGCCATGTCCATGCCGGCGCGCTCGGCTGGGTCGCCATGATCACCTTCGGCTCGCTCTACGCCCTTGTCCCGTGGATGTGGAAGCGCCCGGCCCTCTATTCGGCACGGCTCGTGGAGGTACACTTCTGGCTCGCGCTCATTGGCACCGTCATATACGTCTTCGCGATGTGGAACTCGGGCATCACGCAAGGGTTGATGTGGCGCACCTACGACGTGAACGGGACGCTTGCCTACTCCTTCGTCGATTCGCTTGTTGCGATGCATCCCTACTACATTGCCCGCACCTTCGGCGGTCTGCTGTTTTTGATCGGCGCGGTTGTTGCCACCTACAACATCTGGATGACGATCAGACGGCCATTGCCGGTGGATGAGGGAGCTGCGGTCGACCTGCCGCTGGAACCGCCCGCACCGAAGGCCTGGGCCCAAGCCGGGGAGTAG
- the ccoO gene encoding cytochrome-c oxidase, cbb3-type subunit II, which yields MFNFHYRLERNAIGLTIGIIVAASIGGLIEIAPLFTIDETVEDAPDMRVYTPLEVAGRNIYIREGCYACHSQMIRTLRDEVERYGPYSLAVESKYDHPMLWGSKRTGPDIARLGGKYSNEWHVAHLYNPRDLVPESKMPAYRWLMRNSLKIDDLGEHLAALRAVGVPYTDEMIANATADAYGQANPDSGQASGVTERYGDKTNLSLFDGKAETLTEMDAVVAYLQILGKLTDAAKQSEQANVE from the coding sequence ATGTTCAACTTCCACTATCGGCTCGAACGCAACGCCATCGGGCTCACGATCGGGATCATCGTTGCAGCCAGCATTGGCGGCCTGATCGAGATCGCCCCGCTCTTCACGATCGACGAGACCGTGGAGGATGCGCCCGACATGCGCGTCTATACCCCGCTGGAAGTCGCGGGCCGCAACATCTACATCCGCGAGGGCTGCTATGCCTGCCATTCGCAGATGATCCGCACGCTCCGCGACGAAGTGGAGCGCTACGGCCCCTATTCGCTGGCCGTCGAATCAAAATACGATCACCCGATGCTCTGGGGCTCCAAGCGCACCGGCCCCGACATTGCCCGCCTCGGCGGGAAATACTCCAACGAATGGCATGTCGCCCATCTCTACAATCCGCGCGACCTGGTGCCGGAATCGAAGATGCCTGCCTATCGCTGGCTGATGCGCAACTCGCTCAAGATCGACGATCTGGGCGAGCATCTGGCAGCCCTACGAGCGGTCGGCGTGCCCTATACCGACGAGATGATCGCCAACGCCACCGCCGACGCCTATGGCCAGGCAAACCCGGACAGCGGCCAGGCGAGCGGCGTGACGGAACGCTACGGCGACAAGACCAATCTCAGTCTTTTCGATGGCAAAGCCGAAACGCTGACCGAGATGGATGCAGTCGTCGCCTACCTGCAAATCCTTGGGAAACTCACGGATGCGGCCAAGCAGTCCGAGCAGGCCAATGTGGAGTAG
- a CDS encoding cbb3-type cytochrome c oxidase subunit 3, with amino-acid sequence MSFDHDTVVGFAKSFGLFYLIAMSICVVIYAYWPKNRKRFDHAANSIVSDDEDRPWQ; translated from the coding sequence ATGAGCTTCGACCACGACACAGTCGTCGGCTTCGCCAAGTCCTTCGGGCTCTTCTACCTGATCGCAATGTCGATCTGCGTGGTGATCTACGCCTACTGGCCGAAGAACAGGAAGCGGTTCGATCACGCAGCCAACTCGATCGTATCGGACGATGAGGACCGGCCATGGCAGTAG
- the ccoP gene encoding cytochrome-c oxidase, cbb3-type subunit III, with the protein MAVGERDPITGHMTTGHEWNGIKELHTPVPKPVWFFLIVFTLFGVIWTLFMPSWPYGTGYFKGWLGIDQKQTVAKQLEEGKADRAAWTARIEKEDFAAIRADADLMGVVRETGHSLFGDNCAACHGTSGAGNLGYPNIASAPMLWGDAPETIFETITVGINGADPDTRVSEMLAFGKNQILDRPAILQVVTYVRSLSGLEEPTEANAAAIDAGREIFAANCVSCHGEDAKGKTDMGAPDLTDHFWINGSSRDAIYHSVFYGRQGHMPSWGLRLSPLDIKILALYLSDLRERQHAAVGDGT; encoded by the coding sequence ATGGCAGTAGGAGAGCGCGACCCCATCACCGGGCACATGACGACCGGCCACGAATGGAACGGCATCAAGGAGCTGCACACGCCGGTGCCGAAGCCCGTCTGGTTCTTCCTGATCGTCTTCACCCTCTTCGGCGTCATCTGGACACTCTTCATGCCGAGCTGGCCCTATGGCACCGGCTATTTCAAGGGATGGCTCGGGATAGACCAGAAGCAGACCGTGGCCAAGCAACTGGAAGAAGGCAAGGCCGATCGCGCCGCCTGGACCGCGCGCATCGAAAAGGAGGATTTCGCCGCAATCAGGGCCGATGCCGACCTGATGGGCGTCGTGCGCGAGACGGGCCATTCCCTGTTCGGCGACAACTGCGCCGCCTGCCACGGCACAAGCGGAGCCGGCAACCTGGGATACCCCAACATTGCATCCGCACCGATGCTCTGGGGTGACGCGCCGGAAACCATTTTCGAGACGATCACCGTCGGCATCAACGGCGCAGATCCGGATACGCGTGTATCGGAAATGCTGGCATTCGGCAAAAACCAGATCCTCGACCGCCCGGCCATACTTCAGGTCGTGACTTATGTCCGCTCTTTGTCGGGGCTGGAGGAGCCGACGGAAGCGAACGCAGCGGCGATCGATGCAGGGCGCGAGATCTTCGCCGCCAACTGCGTCAGCTGCCATGGCGAGGACGCCAAGGGAAAGACGGACATGGGCGCCCCGGACCTGACTGATCACTTCTGGATCAACGGCTCAAGCCGCGATGCGATCTATCACTCGGTCTTCTACGGCCGTCAGGGCCACATGCCGAGCTGGGGGCTGCGCCTGTCGCCGCTCGACATCAAGATTCTCGCGCTCTACCTCAGCGATCTCAGGGAGCGACAACATGCGGCTGTGGGAGATGGAACATGA
- a CDS encoding DUF2189 domain-containing protein: protein MKMPETVPPLPKAVDRNRHLPAGQALTWLADGWRDLWTVPLPSLLYGLGVAVVSIIIVGGLYSIGYDYALFPALAGFFVVGPALAAGLYEKSRRLEVGLPVSLATMIRPKPGTGQHVMFVGAVLCGLMLLWMRAAVILYALFAGWQPFQGLDHIIPMLFGTPMGWALLLVGTVVGALFAAFAFAISVFGVPMVVDKDVDAFTAMGTSISLAWNNLPVMLAWGFIVMILTVLSLLTGMLGFIITFPLLGHATWHAYQAIKDRD from the coding sequence ATGAAGATGCCTGAAACCGTCCCCCCGCTACCGAAAGCGGTCGATCGCAACCGGCATCTACCCGCCGGACAGGCACTTACGTGGTTGGCCGATGGTTGGCGCGATTTATGGACCGTGCCGCTGCCAAGTCTGCTTTATGGCCTAGGCGTCGCGGTCGTATCGATTATCATCGTCGGTGGCCTCTATTCCATCGGCTACGATTACGCGCTCTTCCCGGCGCTGGCCGGATTTTTCGTCGTCGGTCCGGCGCTTGCAGCGGGCCTCTACGAAAAGAGCCGGCGCCTCGAAGTCGGCCTGCCCGTCTCGCTTGCCACCATGATCCGCCCAAAACCCGGCACGGGTCAGCACGTGATGTTCGTCGGTGCAGTTCTCTGCGGGCTGATGCTGCTCTGGATGCGCGCGGCCGTCATCCTCTATGCGCTGTTTGCCGGCTGGCAACCCTTCCAGGGTCTCGACCATATCATTCCCATGTTGTTCGGCACCCCGATGGGGTGGGCGCTGCTTCTCGTCGGCACGGTGGTGGGCGCTCTCTTCGCTGCCTTCGCCTTTGCCATCAGCGTGTTCGGCGTGCCTATGGTCGTAGATAAGGATGTCGATGCCTTCACCGCCATGGGCACCAGCATTTCGCTGGCCTGGAACAATCTGCCGGTCATGCTTGCATGGGGTTTCATCGTCATGATTCTGACGGTCTTGAGCCTTCTGACCGGGATGCTCGGATTCATCATTACATTCCCGCTTCTCGGCCATGCCACCTGGCACGCCTATCAGGCAATCAAGGATCGGGATTAA
- the ccoS gene encoding cbb3-type cytochrome oxidase assembly protein CcoS has product MSAIYYLIPVSLFLGTAALLMFLWSLRSGQYDDLDGAAERILYDEDVPAPPAKEIPADDASKNARHAGALLK; this is encoded by the coding sequence ATGAGCGCGATCTACTACCTCATCCCTGTTTCACTGTTTCTCGGAACAGCCGCTTTGCTGATGTTCCTCTGGTCGCTTCGAAGCGGCCAGTACGACGACCTCGACGGAGCAGCCGAACGCATCCTCTATGACGAGGACGTTCCCGCGCCTCCGGCGAAGGAAATACCAGCGGACGATGCGAGCAAGAATGCCCGTCACGCAGGGGCACTGCTGAAATAG
- a CDS encoding methionine ABC transporter permease, translating into MSPVMLELFIRSFWETVVMTAASGLISLVAGLPLGLVLVATAKGGIAENLWINRFLGAIVNGFRSVPFIILLVALIPVTRFIVGTSIGMWAAIVPLSIAATPYYARMAEVSLREVDRGLIEAVRAMGGNRWTIVREVLVPEALPSLVAGFTVTLITLIGASAMAGAIGAGGLGDLAIRYGYQRFETSVMVAVVAVLILLVCAIQWAGDRLVVRLDHKA; encoded by the coding sequence ATGTCCCCGGTCATGCTTGAGCTCTTCATCCGCTCGTTCTGGGAGACTGTCGTCATGACGGCGGCATCCGGGCTGATTTCGCTCGTGGCGGGCTTGCCGCTCGGGCTCGTGCTGGTGGCAACCGCCAAGGGCGGGATTGCGGAAAACCTCTGGATCAACCGTTTCCTCGGCGCAATCGTCAATGGGTTTCGCTCGGTTCCGTTCATCATTCTGCTTGTCGCACTGATCCCGGTGACGCGCTTCATCGTCGGCACGTCGATCGGCATGTGGGCGGCGATCGTTCCGCTCTCCATCGCCGCCACGCCTTACTACGCCCGCATGGCGGAGGTGTCGCTGCGCGAAGTTGATCGCGGATTGATCGAGGCCGTTCGCGCCATGGGTGGCAATCGCTGGACGATCGTGCGCGAAGTGCTTGTGCCCGAGGCGTTGCCGAGCCTCGTTGCCGGCTTCACGGTGACGCTGATCACGTTGATCGGCGCCTCGGCGATGGCGGGCGCGATCGGTGCCGGTGGTCTCGGCGACCTCGCCATTCGCTACGGCTACCAGCGCTTCGAGACGAGCGTGATGGTTGCGGTGGTTGCCGTCCTGATCCTGCTTGTCTGCGCGATCCAGTGGGCGGGCGATCGCCTGGTCGTGCGGCTGGACCACAAGGCCTGA
- a CDS encoding methionine ABC transporter ATP-binding protein yields MTSHHSFVGQPADAGTGREAVVRLSGVHRHFGQTPAIDGVSLTVRKGEILGLIGRSGAGKSTLIRCLNGLERPDSGSIQIEGREITGLTEEELQPVRRRIGMIFQHFNLLSAKTVEENVALPLKIEGWTKEKRLARAAELLDLVGLSGKAKSYPKALSGGQKQRVGIARALAANPALLLSDEATSALDPETTAAILDLLKDINAKLGLTILLITHEMEVIRTIADRVAVIDAGRIVEEGSVWSVFANPHTETTRNMLAGIRPKLPEHVSARLVGEEKGETVLGIDLSGPDAGYLLAGLSGELPDGFRLIHGGIDHIQQQSVARFFIGIPPSAEGAARAIAYLERHGAKVEVLGHVPGHA; encoded by the coding sequence ATGACTTCCCATCATTCATTCGTCGGTCAGCCGGCGGATGCCGGAACCGGGCGCGAGGCCGTCGTTCGGCTTTCCGGCGTCCATCGCCATTTCGGCCAGACACCGGCGATCGACGGCGTGTCGCTGACGGTGCGCAAGGGCGAGATTCTTGGCCTGATCGGCCGCAGCGGCGCCGGCAAGTCCACCCTTATCCGATGCCTCAATGGCTTGGAGCGGCCCGACAGTGGTTCCATCCAGATCGAAGGGCGCGAGATCACTGGTCTCACCGAGGAAGAACTGCAGCCCGTTCGCCGCCGGATCGGCATGATCTTCCAGCATTTCAACCTGCTTTCGGCCAAGACGGTCGAAGAAAATGTCGCGCTGCCGCTGAAGATCGAGGGTTGGACGAAAGAAAAGCGTCTTGCGCGGGCAGCCGAACTGCTCGATCTCGTGGGTCTTTCCGGTAAGGCGAAAAGCTATCCCAAGGCGCTGTCAGGCGGCCAAAAGCAGCGCGTCGGCATTGCCCGCGCACTTGCCGCGAACCCGGCGCTCCTGCTTTCGGACGAGGCCACCTCGGCGCTGGATCCGGAAACGACCGCGGCCATTCTCGACCTGTTGAAGGATATCAACGCCAAGCTCGGGCTGACGATCCTGCTGATCACCCATGAGATGGAAGTCATCCGCACGATTGCCGATCGGGTTGCTGTAATCGACGCGGGCCGCATCGTCGAAGAAGGGTCTGTCTGGTCCGTCTTCGCCAATCCGCATACCGAGACGACACGCAATATGCTTGCTGGCATCCGGCCGAAGCTGCCGGAACATGTATCGGCGCGGCTGGTCGGTGAAGAAAAGGGGGAAACCGTCCTAGGTATCGATCTCTCCGGTCCTGACGCAGGCTATCTGCTGGCGGGCCTCTCGGGTGAATTACCGGATGGTTTCCGCCTGATCCATGGCGGCATCGATCACATCCAGCAGCAGTCGGTCGCCCGCTTCTTCATCGGCATTCCGCCGTCGGCCGAAGGCGCAGCGCGGGCGATCGCATATCTTGAGCGTCACGGCGCCAAAGTGGAGGTTCTGGGCCATGTCCCCGGTCATGCTTGA
- a CDS encoding MetQ/NlpA family lipoprotein has protein sequence MPKTVLQLLDSVRLTRRAGLAAMLAATVATFASTMPAPAQAEDKTTVKVGIMSGEDEDVWRVVVTEAAKQGLTVEPVIFNDYTQPNEALERGEIDANAFQHGPYLENQIQAHGYKIVIAGYTAVWPIGIYSKKHKGVAELPEGAVIGVPNDPSNEGRALLVLQEQGVIKLKEGTGILATVADVAENPKNVEIKELDAGIVGRTVDDLDAAVVNTNWALQSGLAIEDRIAQETIENNPYRNFIAVREADKDQPWVKTLVSSYQNDAVKTEFDRVYKGTGTVAY, from the coding sequence ATGCCCAAGACCGTTCTCCAACTTCTCGACAGCGTCCGCCTCACCCGCCGGGCAGGGCTTGCCGCTATGCTGGCCGCAACCGTCGCGACCTTCGCCTCGACGATGCCGGCTCCGGCCCAGGCCGAGGACAAGACGACGGTCAAGGTTGGCATCATGAGCGGTGAGGACGAGGACGTTTGGCGCGTCGTTGTCACCGAGGCTGCCAAGCAGGGGCTGACGGTCGAGCCGGTCATCTTCAACGACTACACCCAGCCGAACGAGGCACTGGAGCGCGGCGAGATCGATGCCAACGCCTTCCAGCACGGTCCGTATCTCGAGAACCAGATCCAGGCACACGGCTACAAGATCGTGATTGCCGGTTACACCGCCGTCTGGCCGATCGGCATCTATTCCAAGAAACACAAGGGCGTCGCCGAGTTGCCCGAGGGGGCCGTGATTGGCGTACCAAACGATCCGTCCAACGAAGGCCGCGCGCTGCTGGTGCTACAGGAACAGGGCGTCATCAAGCTGAAGGAAGGCACGGGCATCCTCGCGACCGTCGCCGATGTCGCCGAGAACCCGAAGAACGTCGAGATCAAGGAACTGGACGCCGGAATCGTCGGGCGCACGGTCGACGACCTTGATGCCGCCGTCGTCAACACCAACTGGGCCCTGCAGAGTGGACTGGCGATCGAGGACCGGATTGCGCAGGAAACGATCGAGAACAATCCCTATCGCAACTTCATCGCCGTGCGCGAGGCCGACAAGGATCAGCCCTGGGTCAAGACGCTCGTCTCCTCCTACCAGAACGACGCCGTGAAGACCGAATTCGATCGCGTCTACAAGGGCACGGGCACTGTCGCCTATTGA